GGGCCTACCATGCTTCCCTTGCTCAACTGCTCTACTTGGGAGGCCGAATGCATGGCGTTTCATATTAGTGTTACTTCATGTTGGAGAATTCAACTATGAGTGTTCTAAAAATTTAATCTAGTGGTGCATATGCACAGCTCCATAGTGATTCAGCTTTATAAGGTGTGCTTTGATGGCCCCTTCTTCGAATCATGTTGCCGTCACTGGGTTTAAGGTATGCCGCTACCGGATCACCCTCCCAACATTTTTGCTACTGGATTTAAGCGCCGCCGAGCAGAGGATTGGACTGGGAACTGAGTAGAGGAGCTAGGAGAACCTGTTGCCGATGCAACGCTGGTATTGATGTAGCTGGTTCCTCATTTCTAGTGCTGGCAGTGGTGGAAGACGTCCAACCAGTTTAGTTACGGCAAGATAGGATAGAGATGATTATGAACTTATGTTTATATTATACTGGGCTGGTTGGGATAGGCCATGTCAGCAGCATGTGTACATATCAGTTTGACTTTTTCCTCTATATCATTCTGTTTTGAGCTGTAGCCCTGATTTCTATGTTCACTATATCAGACAGCAACTAATATGTTCAACTTTGCGGTTTGTGCCTGCCTGCCTTCTGCCTAAGCTTTCTTGAAGCTTGAGCACCAGAAACTTAATTTGATAGATCATTTCTAGAAGGTAATCAATGTAGTGCGCCATCCATTCCATGACATTAAATCAGTGCACCTCGAGTTCCAATCCAATCTCCCAATAAATGACAGTTGTGTGAGATCTCTAATGTTGTCCCTACTTGCTGTGGAATGAAAAGTGTGGTTCTATCTTCTATATTTAGAAAGCAATATTTTGGTTGAATAGTTTGTTGTAAGAACAGCTGATTCAGTGTATATAGAGGAGCACTTGTacgtttatttatttatttattttggttaCATTGATTTAGTGCCTAGAGCCAAGAGGCAAGGTTTGTGCTATATATGCTCTCAGTATGCATCGGCTAGGCTACATATTTCTTTTAATGACTAAAGAGGTAAGCATAATATCAGCATTTGTACTTCAAGATATATGATGTTATTGCAATGCATAATAAGCACTTCGGAACATAGATTTCAGCGCTCTATGTAATGTGTGTATTATTTTGTTCTTATTTCATAATTCTCTAGCAGACCTAGAAATTTCCCTCTTGACCAGATACTTATTCAATTATACTCTTTAACTGTTTTCCTGTGCTGTTAGTGTAGGACTGGTTTGAACCAAGCGCCATGTCTGAAGGATGGCTTATGAAGTAGAGACTAGAAAGTGATCCTTCAGGGCTTGCTTTGACCACTATATGGTCTAGCAGGCGATGTGGTGCAAGAAATCATCCAATGATTTTGTGGAAATTGTTACCAGGAGGAGAACACAAAGTTTCAAGATGATAGCTAAAATCATCCAATTTGTGATATGTTGTCGCTGATACGCTGTTTGGATTAGATGTCGCAATATCAATGTAGTATTTCCGCTCTTTCTATAAGCTAAGAGATGAATTTTCTagaattctttttttcttgattgtCAGTTAAGAGAGTTTTGGACTGTCTGGTATTCTAATCCAAAGTTAATCAGATTTATTGATAGGTGCCACTGTTAACTCCTGAAATTCCCTGTTCTTATGGTAAATTTAGGCTTTTTCCATTCAGTGGTAGACTGGTAGTATACCTTTGAACTGGATTTATTGTCGGTTCCTCAGTCTGAAAATCTTTATTCCAGGAATTAAGGATCGAATCAACTTCTTGGTCTCATCCAATATATAGAGACGAGCATTTCATGGTCATCTTGTTTCAAGAGCTTTGATATTAATGGGTTCAAAGAGGCTACCCTTTGGGCTCATGTCAGGAGAATATAGCTGCAGCAAGCAATATGAGTGGCAACATTTGACCCTTTGTCAAGCAACAAGGGAGCAGCCCCATGTTGGTGCAAACTTGAACTACCCTGTGGATGCACCCAGCAGGTTGTTATTATTTTACAAGAAATGGTTGCATATCTGAATTTTCTGTTGATAGTTTTTACTTGTTCACTTGTAGTCTTCTTGATAGAATTTCATGATGCATAGACACGGTAGAATATTCTGCAACTGCTACAAGAATTTCTGATGGGTTATGCGGTTAAACGGTTAATTTCTTAAATGCAGGACTGAGAGGGGCAGCCCTTCATTTGACAGTGTTTGTGATTATGCAAAAGGAGCTGATGGACATATTCATGCAACAGTAGGCCGATGCAAGGATTTTCCATTTAACTGGGGAAGTAGCACTCAAACTAGGTATTATCAAGAGGACATATATCTTCCAACTTACTTCCTGGGTGGCCATTTTTCTGAGATAGATGAAGCAAAGCATCGGGCCTACATGGATAGTTTCCACACAAAAAGTAAACCTGATCACACTTCAGCTGGTCAGTTGTGTCATAGAGATGAAGTAAGCAAACCTCTCACCAAGAAGAAGCCATTTGATGAATTACACACTATTGATCCTGGGCGACTTGAGCTTCCTCCCAGCAAGGATTTTCATTGTGACTTGGACGTTAGTCAAAATTGCCGGAAGGCTTTTCACGGCAAGATGTCACGGACAAAACAGGCAAGACAGAGTTCCCAGAAAAACAGTACTAATAGGGCTTGTGTTAGTAGACATGGGAGAAGCAGTCGCCAGAAAAGGTATGGTGATCAGCTCTCTGTGCAGGAAGATGAGAAGAGTCGCCAGAAAAGGTATGAAGATCAACTGGCTGGAGAGAAAGCTAAGAAGCAGATTACTTGTAAGGAACAGAAACCACCTCTGCATCATGAGGTACATCATGGTGGTTCCGATGTGACAAGAAATGATAACTGGGAGGGAAATGCTGAAACAGCCAGTGGAGTAGGTCATAATGGAGCAAAAGGGATATTCCacccaacaaaaaatattcGAACTGCCGCTACTTGTCTTGGTTCAAAAAAGTCTAATGAAAACTCAGAATTGGTAAGTCCCAAGTACAGCAGCAAATCCATTGCTTCATCGAACAAACCAAAACAGAGTGAAGGAAGTAGCAACGAGAAGCTAGGATCTGACAAGCAGCTCAGTGTTGTTGGTTGCACCAGCAAGCTAGAATCTGAGAAGCGGCCCAGTGTTGTTGGCTGCActaaaaaacttcaaaaggAGAGAACTGGAGAGTTTTCAATGCATAACCTGCAGAATCTTCCAGTCACTCGTATGGAGAAGATCGTACACACAGAAAATTCAAATGATAATTCTCCATCTGAATTACTTCGTGAATGTTTGGAaatttggagaagaagaagattaaGGAAGGCTACTGATGCTGAAGCTGAAAAGCTAGTACAAACCGATCAAACAGTTATTGTGAGGCATGGAAGATCTGCTACTTCTGGTAGCTCAGAAAGCGCGGATGAAAATGACGTTGAGTTGGAGGATTCTGAAAAATGTGGAAGTGGCACATCACCTGATGGAGTACAAAAGCATGGTCAAGGAAGAGCTAAGAGAAACTCGAAGCAGTCTTTCCGATGCCCTAGTGGCAGCGATTGCAAGAAAAACTTGCAAAACAAAATGGCCAAGCAAGGGCTGATCTGCAATCTGGAGGTTCCACCAGCACTAGAACCAAATCCATGTGAAATCAGGCAGCAAAAAGAACATAATGAACTATCAACTGCTCATCAAGATGCCACGAGACAAATTAGCCAGAACAGCTGTTCTGATACTAGCATGATACAAACCAG
This is a stretch of genomic DNA from Brachypodium distachyon strain Bd21 chromosome 1, Brachypodium_distachyon_v3.0, whole genome shotgun sequence. It encodes these proteins:
- the LOC100828436 gene encoding uncharacterized protein LOC100828436, translating into MGSKRLPFGLMSGEYSCSKQYEWQHLTLCQATREQPHVGANLNYPVDAPSRTERGSPSFDSVCDYAKGADGHIHATVGRCKDFPFNWGSSTQTRYYQEDIYLPTYFLGGHFSEIDEAKHRAYMDSFHTKSKPDHTSAGQLCHRDEVSKPLTKKKPFDELHTIDPGRLELPPSKDFHCDLDVSQNCRKAFHGKMSRTKQARQSSQKNSTNRACVSRHGRSSRQKRYGDQLSVQEDEKSRQKRYEDQLAGEKAKKQITCKEQKPPLHHEVHHGGSDVTRNDNWEGNAETASGVGHNGAKGIFHPTKNIRTAATCLGSKKSNENSELVSPKYSSKSIASSNKPKQSEGSSNEKLGSDKQLSVVGCTSKLESEKRPSVVGCTKKLQKERTGEFSMHNLQNLPVTRMEKIVHTENSNDNSPSELLRECLEIWRRRRLRKATDAEAEKLVQTDQTVIVRHGRSATSGSSESADENDVELEDSEKCGSGTSPDGVQKHGQGRAKRNSKQSFRCPSGSDCKKNLQNKMAKQGLICNLEVPPALEPNPCEIRQQKEHNELSTAHQDATRQISQNSCSDTSMIQTSLNICLDSSKGGQAAASCPDSSAYQKVTQHRETHDHLDARRKYKLGVCCEINKKAEGDGVCEQMASLITDPTHLDEESVAVCSPHDGNVKVYGSDCSNQGIETTPSFSALKLDKGTQNNCQKKPVNWSSGSDCRDIQNCSKAGDCGGIQQDTMNCKTDKQLASSLVEPENNVYKKRINEDHQPHQVEVTSNQQTFHQCVARPADRTSGFVIPDLNCLPSMISDEEFESSEEVINQATGHISKPQDPSHILSAFSEAAVQEEQLKEPEKNEFVGGTCRKEVANVSRISDSHSGPPKQTTIEESSTSTHAFKFALVEFVKNILRPLWEDGLLSRDVHKIIVKKAVEKVTVTLGPKVPGAQAAICRFLAEESQSVEKLVQDYLDVYLGKEVLKRNVRRGT